A single Xiphias gladius isolate SHS-SW01 ecotype Sanya breed wild chromosome 22, ASM1685928v1, whole genome shotgun sequence DNA region contains:
- the LOC120783896 gene encoding upstream stimulatory factor 2-like isoform X5 produces MINKPTNQVTYRVVQVTDQHLEGRDDGGGAVSVVSTAAFTGAPQAVAQAVIQNPFSNGGSPAGETVGGETRFAYFPATAVSDGTVSVQAATDPTLTQAGATGQFYVMMTPPDVIQTGTQRTIAPRTQPYPADENELLQHEGLNWKMDGPRTPRDERRRAQHNEVERRRRDKINNWIVTLSKIIPDCSMDSTKTGASKGGILSKACDYIRELRQSNQRLQESLKEVERIQVDNELCRQQVQELEEAGSNDTPVAAHQEMSMEPWMMPNHIRQKRQSHLSLCRWCCDCCKNNGCGFCCRY; encoded by the exons ATGATAAACAAACCTACAAATCAG GTGACGTACCGCGTTGTTCAGGTGACTGACCAGCACCTTGAGGGAAGAGATGATGGGGGTGGAGCAGTGAGCGTCGTCTCAACAGCCGCCTTCACTGGGGCTCCTCAGGCCGTTGCTCAG GCTGTGATCCAAAACCCTTTCAGTAATGGAGGCAGCCCAGCAGGAGAGACGGTTGGAGGGGAGACGCGCTTTGCTTACTTCCCAGCAACTGCGGTGAGCGATGGGACTGTGTCTGTGCAGGCCGCCACGGACCCCACACTCACGCAGGCAGGGG CCACAGGTCAGTTTTACGTGATGATGACCCCACCTGACGTCATTCAGACAGGCACGCAACGAACCATCGCCCCACGTACACAGCCTTACCCTGC AGATGAAAACGAGCTGCTGCAACATGAAGGTTTAAACTG gaaAATGGATGGACCGCGAACGCCaagagatgaaaggagaagAGCGCAACATAATGAAG TTGAGAGGCGGCGAAGAGACAAGATCAACAACTGGATTGTCACCCTTTCCAAGATCATCCCAGACTGCAGTATGGACAGCACCAAGACTGGAGCG AGCAAAGGAGGCATCCTGTCCAAAGCTTGTGACTACATCCGTGAGCTGAGGCAAAGCAACCAGCGACTGCAGGAGAGTCTGAAGGAAGTGGAGAGGATACAAGTGGACAATGAGTTGTGCAGGCAGCAG gtgcaggagctggaggaggcaggGAGCAATGACACTCCAGTTGCGGCACATCAAGAGATGTCAATGGAACCGTGGATG ATGCCGAACCACATCAGGCAGAAGCGCCAGAGCCACCTCTCCTTATGCCGCTGGTGCTGCGACTGCTGCAAGAACAACGGCTGTGGTTTCTGCTGCAGGTACTGA